In the Centroberyx gerrardi isolate f3 chromosome 9, fCenGer3.hap1.cur.20231027, whole genome shotgun sequence genome, one interval contains:
- the gpx7 gene encoding glutathione peroxidase 7 gives MLLGALAVFITLFSLIESKQKDFYTFKVVNSRGRLVSLEKYRGSVSLVVNVASECGFTEEHYTDLQQLQRDYGPYHFNVLAFPCNQFGQQEPGSDKEIDNFVRRVYGVSFPLFSKIAVVGTGANNAYKYLAESSAKEPDWNFWKYLIDVNGKVVDAWGPSVSVKEIKPKVADMVRKIILKKKEEL, from the exons ATGCTGCTCGGGGCGCTCGCGGTGTTTATCACTCTATTCAGTCTCATCGAGAGCAAACAGAAAGATTTCTATACTTTCAAAGTAGTTAACAGCAGAGGGAGATTAGTGTCCCTGGAGAAATACCGGGGCTCG GTGTCCTTGGTGGTGAATGTGGCCAGTGAGTGTGGCTTCACTGAGGAACACTACACagacctgcagcagctccagcggGACTATGGGCCCTACCACTTTAACGTGCTGGCCTTCCCCTGCAACCAGTTCGGCCAGCAAGAGCCTGGCAGCGACAAAGAGATTGACAATTTTGTGCGCAGAGTCTATGGAGTCTCCTTCCCCCTGTTCAGTAAAATCGCCGTGGTCGGCACTGGAGCCAACAATGCCTACAAGTACCTCGCTG AGTCATCTGCAAAGGAGCCTGACTGGAATTTCTGGAAGTATCTTATTGATGTAAATGGAAAAGTAGTTGATGCATGGGGACCAAGTGTTTCTGTCAAAGAAATCAAACCCAAAGTAGCTGACATGGTACGGAAAATAATCttaaagaagaaagaggagctTTAA